The genomic region TGGAGTCGGGCCAGGTGCCTCTCTAGGAACCCTCCCAGCCCAGCGCTTCCCTGCAGAGGGAAGGAGCTTTCACAGAGCTTGGTCTACTTGAACCTTCTGCtaattgtgtttaaaaaaaattccctaagAGGGAAGCCAAGTGTCTTTACATAGAACCACGTAACATCGTTCACGATCTCTCGCGACGTCTGTTTCAGGGCTCTTTCCTCCTgtcgtttcttttctttttcttttctccagtgttagagattgaacccagggccttgcacatgccaggcgagagctcttccactgagccacatgcccagtccttatcattttattttgagacagggccttgctaagctgctgagggtcttgccaagctgttgaagctggcctcaaatttgcgatcctcctgcctcagcctcccaagtcactgggctcATGGGTATGGGCCAAGGCACCCAGCTCCTCTTGgccatttcttttttgtgttcatttctttcttcattaggTTAGTaatccccttccccccaccactacacacaattttagatcttttcttttttaaaagcagcCTTTTGaaatacagttgtccctcagcATCCTTGAGGATTTGTTCTGGGACCCCCAACGGGTACCAAGATTCAAGTGCTTGTGTAAAAGTCACCTAACCCAGGCAGTCATCTCTCGGTGGCTTAGGACGCGAATACAATGTAATGTTCTGTCAGCAGCTGTTATACTGTATCGATTAGGAAACGCAAGAAAAACGGGATTGTTTGTGTAAGTAGAGACAAAATTTGGGGGAGGAGTATTTTCCCTCTGAAGCTGGTGGATCTGGGGTGCTGGACTCGTGGACGATGGACTGTCAGCTGTGGTATTTTTTGATTTGGTTTCTGCACGTATCCTTCTAGTTCCTTCCTTGGGCCCACCTACTCTCAGCTCATGCGTTCCAGTTTTCAACCTGGATGTTTAAATGTCTTCAAGAACTCCTTTCTGTTTGCACGTTTGAATAGTCAAACAATGCCCTTCCCTCCGGCCTCCGCTCTGGCCACAGCCCTGGGACTCAAGATGCCCTGGGCAGTCCTTCCCACAAAGGCTCCGTGGTCTGGGCTTCTCTCTCCGCGCTGTGGGCGTGGCCTCACCCGCAGGCGCTATATGGGGCATGGTGGGCCCTTACGCTGCACGGACACTCGCTCTTTGAGGAATCTGTGGCAACCCGGGCAGAAAGACGTGCAGAAGCCCGGAGATGCTTGCTCCACAGACGTTTAATGACCTTGCTCAGAGCTTGACGAGGCCTGGGCTGTCCTGCTCCCTCGCCTCTGCCCTCCCGGGCAGCCCCTAGGCCGCCCCTGGCAGGCCAGCCTCTGAACCCAACCTCTGGCCTCACCCGGCTCTGGAGAGACTGCCAGGGGGAGTGTGGGGACCGGGGCAGCCTCGGGGAGGTCTCAGCCCTCACAACACTAACAGGCCCCCCAGAGTGGCCACAAGGACACCAACGGGGACCCCCAGAAGGGGGCAGAGAGCAGGGACTGGCTGAGGAGGCAGGGGTGTGGCCTCTATGTTATACCGGATCCAGTCTGAGAAATGGGAGACTCGGGCATACACTCCAGGGTACAAGGGCTGGGTACACCCGCGGCCCCAGCTCACGATGCCGATCTGCAGCCATGTGTGGTTGGATTCACACACCAGCGGGCCCCCAGAGTCACCCTGCAAAGGAGGCGGGTCTTCCGTCACCGGGGTCCAGCGCCTGCCTCTGAGGTCCCactccccaccccgcccccgcCCGGCCACAGCTGGCCCAGAGCCGCAGGGCGAGGCCCCAGCGCCAGCTCGTCAGTGGACACACCTCGCACACAGTCCTCACGTTCCAGATGTCCCCGGCACACAGCATGTCGGGCAGGATGTAAGACGAGTATTTGTACAGCAGTGCACACAGGGCCCTGGGGATCAGCGGCAGCTGGGCTTCCTGGAGCTCACTGGAGGTGTGACCtgtggggtgggcaggggcagccAGGTGAGCTCCTGGTGGACAGCAGGCAGGGCCGGCACACAGCCCACCTGGCCGAGGAGCCCACTGCTTCCTGCTTCCCTGATCTGCCCTGAGCTACCTTGCTGCGTGACCACGCCCCACCCAGTGGCCCAGCAGGAGAGGTTGGTGAGGTCCACGTCCGGAGGTGCCAGGCACACAGGGAGGACGGAGTCGGAGAACACGATGCGGCCCTTCAGCTGCACCAGGGCCACGTCGGCCCCCACCGGGTGGAACTTCTCGTAGGCGGGGTGCAGGATCACCTGGTTCACCTCGAACCACTGGGTGTGCTCGCTGGCGGTCAGGAGGTCGACGATGCCCACATACATGTCGAAGATTTCGATGCTCTTGTCCCTGTCGCCAGAGGGAAAGCCACTGCACCTAGTCCCCGCGCCATGAGCCCGCAGAGGGAGCACCCAGCCAGAGCCAGCTCCTACCTACAGCCTGGGGGGCAGGGACCCGCCAGGGCCCACTCAGGCCAGGGGCCACTGGCCAACTGCCATACAAGCCGGGCGCCCAGGCACACGAACCCCCTCTTAGCCACGGCCTGGACAGCAGCACGCTTCTGCAGCCGGCAGATGGCCACGGGGTCTTGCCCCTGTGCACCAGGCAGCTGCTGTGGACCTGGCTGAGGCTCGGTGGGCAGGGCCATGTGCAGGCGACAGGCCGCGCTCCGGTTGGCATCAGTGAGCCTGTTTGGTGGGCAGTCTCTAGCGTGGGGACCTCACTGTAGAAGGTCATCTGAGGAGGAGGCTGCAGGTGTGGGGCGGACCGCGAGTGGCGACCTTCTCTGCAGAGCCCGTCACGAGGCGGACGCTGCCCCGCGGCGGACGGGCGGCCCTCACCTGCCGAAGCAGTGCGCGGCGGACAGCACCCAGTACTCGTTGAGGATGGAGCCGCCGCACACGTGGAAGCCGGCGTACTGCACGCTGACCTGCCACGGCCACTTCCTCTGCGGCGCGGGCGCGCCGCCCAGGATCCTGCCCTGCACCGCGCGCCGGCCACAGGCTGGGGAGAGACAGGCAGAGTGGGCGCGGCGGGCCGCGCGAGGGCCGGGCCGCCCGCGCCCGGGAGGGACCTACCCACGGCGCCGCTCAGGGAGACCCCCGAGCCGGCCGGCTGCTGGTGGGCCGCGGCCGCGACCCGGGCCGGGGGCGTCAGCAGGAGCGGCAGCCCGAGCAGCACGAACCGCAGGGCAGAGCGTCGGGATGCGCCCGGGCCCGAGGCGGGGGCGGCCATGAGGCCGAGGCGCGTGCGCAGCGGGAGGGCCGGACGGCGCCCCTGGAGGCGAGCGCGCGGGACACGTGCCGGCGCCGCGGCGAGACCCGGCGCCCCCCGCCGGCGCTCCGGGGCGGCCTTCCACCCGCAGTCGACCCGGGTCTGCCAGCTGGGGTTGAGAAGGTGCCCCCAGGCCCGGCGTCCTCCGCTCCGCTGAGTCGCCCGGTGCGAAAACCTTGTTTAAAAACCGAGGCTTCATTTACACGCAGCGCAATGCACCCCTCCTAGCCGACAGGCTTGTTAGCAAGATACTAGATTTATATGGATTAAGAATGAGAGAAATTAGTGCAGTTCCAACCAAAATCCTGGCACGGTCTTTAGATGCACTCTGCAAGCTAGTTTCAAAAGTTGTAATTCATGCTGGGCGCAGTGGGGAaggcccgtaatcccagtgaccggggaggctaaggcaggaggatctcatgttcaaagccagcctcagcaacttagcgacacgctctctcaaaataaaaaataaggaaataaaagggcagggaatgtggctcaatgactcagcgcctttgggttcaatcctcagtaaatatttaaaaaattataaatcatgcGGAAGGgcaaaaatttaagaagaataaGGCAGATAAAATTTCCTTACAAGATACCAAATTTTATTATGACTCTGCAGTAATTAAAACATCAGTGGAGCATCAGCTGGACCAGAAAGTTAACAGATATTGCAAGTATCTTCATCAGTTCaagttgctatgacaaaataccacagactgggagacctataaacaacagaaatttattctgcacagttctggaggctggaagtcaaAGATTGGGGATCCAGCATGGTCAGGGACTAGGGAGGGCCCTCCTGGGCTGCGGACTGTTGCCTGTGGGTGCTGACCTCACATGGTGGGGACAGGGTGAGGTACTGTCTGGggtcatgacctaatcacctcccagagACCCCACTTCTGGATACCATCACACAGGGAGTTAGGAATTCAACCTATGAATTTGGGGAagacacaaatattcattttattataggAATGAAGCCCAGACTCAGACCTTTATAGATACACACCTGATTGCAGTGGTGTGTTAGTtcactttccatcactgtgacaaactacctgagaaaaatcaactttaaaaaggaaagatttattttggatcatggttttagagatttcaATGGATGGTCACTTGGTCCTGTTGCCTTGGACAAAGGTCCAAGGCAACATGGTGGCAGGGGACTTACGGTGGAGCAGTTGCTCATGTCATGGTagctaggaagcaaagaaagaggaaggaaggggccaAGGACAAGTTAGTGCCTTCAAGGTCACAGGCCCAGCTACTGCTTCCAAGTAGACCTACCCCCTAAAGTCCCTTCTCAAGAGTGCCCCTGGCAGGAGACCAGGCCTTccttgggggacacttcatatccacaCCACAACAATGACAAAACAGAAAGCCACCTCCAGAATCAGGAGATACTTAAGAGATGGCGAGGACTCTCCAGAACAAGACCTGGCGACCTGGTGAGCATGAAGAGCCAATGACCACCCCATCTGGTGGTTCTGCCTGTCAGAGACGGTGGCCACACATCGGTCCTTTTTGCCATCTTGTGAGGCTACGGAAACAAAATAGGAGTCAGCACCCACCAAAGGCGTGAACTGTGGTCAACCACACCTGCTCGTGGCTGACAACGAAAATGGATGCACCCCAGGAATAAGGTGAATCCAGGATAAACGAGCCCTTTAATGGCCACAGCCCAGCTTTGAGTCATCTGGGAAGCTCAGACCTCGAACATGGAAAATCTCAAGTTCTCAAGCCCTGAGTGCAATAGAAGGTCACGCCGAGTGGCTGGTGTGCCCGTGCACCTAGGACCAGAGAGGACTCTTCTTAGGGCAAGGGCAGCATCACCCTCAGCCTTCTTGTGTCTCTGGGAATGAGATTCAACCTCCTTTCCAGCACACAAGCAAAGGACCAGAAGCCCGAGATGCGCACCATGACGGAGAAccagcagacagacagacataaagAAAGCAGGTGCTCGAGTTACCAGCCAGAAGACAGGAACCAGCAGGCTTCTCAGGGGCAAGCTCCAGGGGGCGGGGCCAGGCTTGTCAACGTTTTGCAACGACTGGAATCTGTAAGTTTGACCAAGGAGAATGTAAAAAGAACCATCATGGAAATTCCAGAAACGAAAGGCCCAAAACCAGAATTCAGAAACCACTGAATTGTTTTGATGACTGCTGAGACCTGAGGAAGAGTGAACCCAGGAACTAGGTGTGTCATTAGGACAACCCACAGTAGGAAGAAGAAGATGCTCCAGAAAAAAGTGTGACTGTGCTTTGTGCTATACGCACAcaactttaagaaagaaaagtgttGCTTTTGTtccgatttttaaaaataaaacaataaggcCATGATGTGTTAACAGGACCAAAATGATCCCCCACCTGAAAACAACTCCCCCAAAAATTAATGAAGGAAGC from Sciurus carolinensis unplaced genomic scaffold, mSciCar1.2, whole genome shotgun sequence harbors:
- the Prss38 gene encoding serine protease 38, giving the protein MAAPASGPGASRRSALRFVLLGLPLLLTPPARVAAAAHQQPAGSGVSLSGAVACGRRAVQGRILGGAPAPQRKWPWQVSVQYAGFHVCGGSILNEYWVLSAAHCFGRDKSIEIFDMYVGIVDLLTASEHTQWFEVNQVILHPAYEKFHPVGADVALVQLKGRIVFSDSVLPVCLAPPDVDLTNLSCWATGWGVVTQQGHTSSELQEAQLPLIPRALCALLYKYSSYILPDMLCAGDIWNVRTVCEGDSGGPLVCESNHTWLQIGIVSWGRGCTQPLYPGVYARVSHFSDWIRYNIEATPLPPQPVPALCPLLGVPVGVLVATLGGLLVL